The Tachyglossus aculeatus isolate mTacAcu1 chromosome 7, mTacAcu1.pri, whole genome shotgun sequence genome includes a region encoding these proteins:
- the CAMK1G gene encoding calcium/calmodulin-dependent protein kinase type 1G isoform X1 has translation MECWGRCNNPSASTLEAMGHKEEDDCSSWKKQTNNIRKTFIFMEVLGSGAFSEVFLVKQRMTGKLFALKCIKKTPTFRDSNLENEIAVLKKIKHENIVTLEDIYESSTHYYLVMQLVSGGELFDRILERGVYTEKDASLVIQQVLSAVKYLHENGIVHRDLKPENLLYLTPEENSKIMITDFGLSKMEQNGIMSTACGTPGYVAPEVLAQKPYSKAVDCWSIGVITYILLCGYPPFYEETESKLFEKIKEGYYEFESPFWDDISESAKDFICHLLEKDPMERYTCEKALRHPWIDGNTALHRDIYASVSLQIQKNFAKSKWRQAFNAATVVHHMRKLHMNLHNPRTVPEAGIRLPVVQGSETSRPSGPMVSIPKASNPDKSALLPMMPRMACQHPVLLPAPGDAVSDNRSVNCLVNGSLQISSSLVPMHQRPLSGSPCSCCSNCLKSSEKGKASFCSEPVLLKRTNKKQHYKSEVIVPVKASAHSHCRSGQTGVCLIM, from the exons AGGAGCCTTTTCAGAAGTTTTCTTGGTGAAGCAAAGAATGACTGGGAAACTCTTTGCTCTGAAATGCATCAAGAAGACTCCCACCTTCCGAGATAGCAACTTGGAGAATGAAATAGCTGTCTTGAAAAA aaTAAAGCACGAAAATATTGTGACCCTGGAAGACATCTATGAGAGCTCTACACACTACTACCTTGTCATGCAGCT GGTCTCTGGTGGGGAGCTATTTGATCGGATCCTGGAGCGTGGAGTTTACACTGAAAAAGATGCCAGCCTAGTGATTCAGcaggtgctgtctgcagtgaaatATCTTCATGAGAACGGCATCGTCCACCGGGATTTGAAG cccgaAAATCTACTTTACCTCACACCCGAAGAGAACTCCAAAATCATGATCACAGACTTTGGTTTATCTAAAATGGAGCAGAACGGGATCATGTCCACGGCTTGTGGGACGCCGGGTTACGTGG CTCCAGAAGTGCTGGCCCAGAAACCGTACAGCAAGGCTGTGGATTGTTGGTCAATTGGAGTCATCACGTACATCTT GCTGTGTGGGTACCCTCCATtctatgaagaaactgagtcaaagCTGTTTGAGAAGATCAAGGAAGGTTACTATGAATTCGAGTCTCCATTCTGGGATGACATTTCCGAGTCAG CCAAGGATTTCATTTGCCACTTGCTGGAGAAGGACCCAATGGAGCGATATACTTGTGAGAAAGCACTGAGGCATCCTTG GATTGATGGCAACACTGCCCTGCATCGCGACATCTATGCGTCCGTCAGTCTCCAGATCCAGAAGAACTTTGCCAAAAGCAAGTGGCGG CAAGCATTCAATGCAGCAACCGTGGTGCACCATATGAGAAAGCTACATATGAACCTGCACAACCCAAGGACCGTTCCCGAAGCTGGAATCAGGCTGCCCGTCGTCCAGGGGTCCGAGACGTCCCGGCCCAGCGGCCCCATGGTCAGCATCCCCAAGGCCTCCAACCCAGACAAGAGCGCACTGCTTCCCATGATGCCTCGGATGGCCTGCCAGCACCCGGTCCTTCTCCCCGCCCCGGGCGACGCCGTCTCTGACAACAGATCAGTCAACTGCTTGGTCAACGGCTCCCTGCAGATCAGCAGCAGCCTCGTCCCCATGCACCAGCGCCCTCTCAGCGGGAGCCCCTGCAGCTGCTGCTCTAACTGTCTGAAAAGCAGCGAGAAGGGCAAGGCGTCCTTCTGCTCAGAGCCAGTGCTCCTCAAAAGGACCAACAAGAAACA GCACTACAAATCAGAGGTAATCGTCCCGGTCAAGGCCAGTGCCCATTCTCACTGCCGCAGTGGGCAGACTGGAGTCTGTTTGATCATGTGA
- the CAMK1G gene encoding calcium/calmodulin-dependent protein kinase type 1G isoform X5: MTGKLFALKCIKKTPTFRDSNLENEIAVLKKIKHENIVTLEDIYESSTHYYLVMQLVSGGELFDRILERGVYTEKDASLVIQQVLSAVKYLHENGIVHRDLKPENLLYLTPEENSKIMITDFGLSKMEQNGIMSTACGTPGYVAPEVLAQKPYSKAVDCWSIGVITYILLCGYPPFYEETESKLFEKIKEGYYEFESPFWDDISESAKDFICHLLEKDPMERYTCEKALRHPWIDGNTALHRDIYASVSLQIQKNFAKSKWRQAFNAATVVHHMRKLHMNLHNPRTVPEAGIRLPVVQGSETSRPSGPMVSIPKASNPDKSALLPMMPRMACQHPVLLPAPGDAVSDNRSVNCLVNGSLQISSSLVPMHQRPLSGSPCSCCSNCLKSSEKGKASFCSEPVLLKRTNKKQHYKSEVIVPVKASAHSHCRSGQTGVCLIM; encoded by the exons ATGACTGGGAAACTCTTTGCTCTGAAATGCATCAAGAAGACTCCCACCTTCCGAGATAGCAACTTGGAGAATGAAATAGCTGTCTTGAAAAA aaTAAAGCACGAAAATATTGTGACCCTGGAAGACATCTATGAGAGCTCTACACACTACTACCTTGTCATGCAGCT GGTCTCTGGTGGGGAGCTATTTGATCGGATCCTGGAGCGTGGAGTTTACACTGAAAAAGATGCCAGCCTAGTGATTCAGcaggtgctgtctgcagtgaaatATCTTCATGAGAACGGCATCGTCCACCGGGATTTGAAG cccgaAAATCTACTTTACCTCACACCCGAAGAGAACTCCAAAATCATGATCACAGACTTTGGTTTATCTAAAATGGAGCAGAACGGGATCATGTCCACGGCTTGTGGGACGCCGGGTTACGTGG CTCCAGAAGTGCTGGCCCAGAAACCGTACAGCAAGGCTGTGGATTGTTGGTCAATTGGAGTCATCACGTACATCTT GCTGTGTGGGTACCCTCCATtctatgaagaaactgagtcaaagCTGTTTGAGAAGATCAAGGAAGGTTACTATGAATTCGAGTCTCCATTCTGGGATGACATTTCCGAGTCAG CCAAGGATTTCATTTGCCACTTGCTGGAGAAGGACCCAATGGAGCGATATACTTGTGAGAAAGCACTGAGGCATCCTTG GATTGATGGCAACACTGCCCTGCATCGCGACATCTATGCGTCCGTCAGTCTCCAGATCCAGAAGAACTTTGCCAAAAGCAAGTGGCGG CAAGCATTCAATGCAGCAACCGTGGTGCACCATATGAGAAAGCTACATATGAACCTGCACAACCCAAGGACCGTTCCCGAAGCTGGAATCAGGCTGCCCGTCGTCCAGGGGTCCGAGACGTCCCGGCCCAGCGGCCCCATGGTCAGCATCCCCAAGGCCTCCAACCCAGACAAGAGCGCACTGCTTCCCATGATGCCTCGGATGGCCTGCCAGCACCCGGTCCTTCTCCCCGCCCCGGGCGACGCCGTCTCTGACAACAGATCAGTCAACTGCTTGGTCAACGGCTCCCTGCAGATCAGCAGCAGCCTCGTCCCCATGCACCAGCGCCCTCTCAGCGGGAGCCCCTGCAGCTGCTGCTCTAACTGTCTGAAAAGCAGCGAGAAGGGCAAGGCGTCCTTCTGCTCAGAGCCAGTGCTCCTCAAAAGGACCAACAAGAAACA GCACTACAAATCAGAGGTAATCGTCCCGGTCAAGGCCAGTGCCCATTCTCACTGCCGCAGTGGGCAGACTGGAGTCTGTTTGATCATGTGA
- the CAMK1G gene encoding calcium/calmodulin-dependent protein kinase type 1G isoform X3: protein MGHKEEDDCSSWKKQTNNIRKTFIFMEVLGSGAFSEVFLVKQRMTGKLFALKCIKKTPTFRDSNLENEIAVLKKIKHENIVTLEDIYESSTHYYLVMQLVSGGELFDRILERGVYTEKDASLVIQQVLSAVKYLHENGIVHRDLKPENLLYLTPEENSKIMITDFGLSKMEQNGIMSTACGTPGYVAPEVLAQKPYSKAVDCWSIGVITYILLCGYPPFYEETESKLFEKIKEGYYEFESPFWDDISESAKDFICHLLEKDPMERYTCEKALRHPWIDGNTALHRDIYASVSLQIQKNFAKSKWRQAFNAATVVHHMRKLHMNLHNPRTVPEAGIRLPVVQGSETSRPSGPMVSIPKASNPDKSALLPMMPRMACQHPVLLPAPGDAVSDNRSVNCLVNGSLQISSSLVPMHQRPLSGSPCSCCSNCLKSSEKGKASFCSEPVLLKRTNKKQHYKSEVIVPVKASAHSHCRSGQTGVCLIM from the exons AGGAGCCTTTTCAGAAGTTTTCTTGGTGAAGCAAAGAATGACTGGGAAACTCTTTGCTCTGAAATGCATCAAGAAGACTCCCACCTTCCGAGATAGCAACTTGGAGAATGAAATAGCTGTCTTGAAAAA aaTAAAGCACGAAAATATTGTGACCCTGGAAGACATCTATGAGAGCTCTACACACTACTACCTTGTCATGCAGCT GGTCTCTGGTGGGGAGCTATTTGATCGGATCCTGGAGCGTGGAGTTTACACTGAAAAAGATGCCAGCCTAGTGATTCAGcaggtgctgtctgcagtgaaatATCTTCATGAGAACGGCATCGTCCACCGGGATTTGAAG cccgaAAATCTACTTTACCTCACACCCGAAGAGAACTCCAAAATCATGATCACAGACTTTGGTTTATCTAAAATGGAGCAGAACGGGATCATGTCCACGGCTTGTGGGACGCCGGGTTACGTGG CTCCAGAAGTGCTGGCCCAGAAACCGTACAGCAAGGCTGTGGATTGTTGGTCAATTGGAGTCATCACGTACATCTT GCTGTGTGGGTACCCTCCATtctatgaagaaactgagtcaaagCTGTTTGAGAAGATCAAGGAAGGTTACTATGAATTCGAGTCTCCATTCTGGGATGACATTTCCGAGTCAG CCAAGGATTTCATTTGCCACTTGCTGGAGAAGGACCCAATGGAGCGATATACTTGTGAGAAAGCACTGAGGCATCCTTG GATTGATGGCAACACTGCCCTGCATCGCGACATCTATGCGTCCGTCAGTCTCCAGATCCAGAAGAACTTTGCCAAAAGCAAGTGGCGG CAAGCATTCAATGCAGCAACCGTGGTGCACCATATGAGAAAGCTACATATGAACCTGCACAACCCAAGGACCGTTCCCGAAGCTGGAATCAGGCTGCCCGTCGTCCAGGGGTCCGAGACGTCCCGGCCCAGCGGCCCCATGGTCAGCATCCCCAAGGCCTCCAACCCAGACAAGAGCGCACTGCTTCCCATGATGCCTCGGATGGCCTGCCAGCACCCGGTCCTTCTCCCCGCCCCGGGCGACGCCGTCTCTGACAACAGATCAGTCAACTGCTTGGTCAACGGCTCCCTGCAGATCAGCAGCAGCCTCGTCCCCATGCACCAGCGCCCTCTCAGCGGGAGCCCCTGCAGCTGCTGCTCTAACTGTCTGAAAAGCAGCGAGAAGGGCAAGGCGTCCTTCTGCTCAGAGCCAGTGCTCCTCAAAAGGACCAACAAGAAACA GCACTACAAATCAGAGGTAATCGTCCCGGTCAAGGCCAGTGCCCATTCTCACTGCCGCAGTGGGCAGACTGGAGTCTGTTTGATCATGTGA
- the CAMK1G gene encoding calcium/calmodulin-dependent protein kinase type 1G isoform X2 has protein sequence MECWDPSASTLEAMGHKEEDDCSSWKKQTNNIRKTFIFMEVLGSGAFSEVFLVKQRMTGKLFALKCIKKTPTFRDSNLENEIAVLKKIKHENIVTLEDIYESSTHYYLVMQLVSGGELFDRILERGVYTEKDASLVIQQVLSAVKYLHENGIVHRDLKPENLLYLTPEENSKIMITDFGLSKMEQNGIMSTACGTPGYVAPEVLAQKPYSKAVDCWSIGVITYILLCGYPPFYEETESKLFEKIKEGYYEFESPFWDDISESAKDFICHLLEKDPMERYTCEKALRHPWIDGNTALHRDIYASVSLQIQKNFAKSKWRQAFNAATVVHHMRKLHMNLHNPRTVPEAGIRLPVVQGSETSRPSGPMVSIPKASNPDKSALLPMMPRMACQHPVLLPAPGDAVSDNRSVNCLVNGSLQISSSLVPMHQRPLSGSPCSCCSNCLKSSEKGKASFCSEPVLLKRTNKKQHYKSEVIVPVKASAHSHCRSGQTGVCLIM, from the exons AGGAGCCTTTTCAGAAGTTTTCTTGGTGAAGCAAAGAATGACTGGGAAACTCTTTGCTCTGAAATGCATCAAGAAGACTCCCACCTTCCGAGATAGCAACTTGGAGAATGAAATAGCTGTCTTGAAAAA aaTAAAGCACGAAAATATTGTGACCCTGGAAGACATCTATGAGAGCTCTACACACTACTACCTTGTCATGCAGCT GGTCTCTGGTGGGGAGCTATTTGATCGGATCCTGGAGCGTGGAGTTTACACTGAAAAAGATGCCAGCCTAGTGATTCAGcaggtgctgtctgcagtgaaatATCTTCATGAGAACGGCATCGTCCACCGGGATTTGAAG cccgaAAATCTACTTTACCTCACACCCGAAGAGAACTCCAAAATCATGATCACAGACTTTGGTTTATCTAAAATGGAGCAGAACGGGATCATGTCCACGGCTTGTGGGACGCCGGGTTACGTGG CTCCAGAAGTGCTGGCCCAGAAACCGTACAGCAAGGCTGTGGATTGTTGGTCAATTGGAGTCATCACGTACATCTT GCTGTGTGGGTACCCTCCATtctatgaagaaactgagtcaaagCTGTTTGAGAAGATCAAGGAAGGTTACTATGAATTCGAGTCTCCATTCTGGGATGACATTTCCGAGTCAG CCAAGGATTTCATTTGCCACTTGCTGGAGAAGGACCCAATGGAGCGATATACTTGTGAGAAAGCACTGAGGCATCCTTG GATTGATGGCAACACTGCCCTGCATCGCGACATCTATGCGTCCGTCAGTCTCCAGATCCAGAAGAACTTTGCCAAAAGCAAGTGGCGG CAAGCATTCAATGCAGCAACCGTGGTGCACCATATGAGAAAGCTACATATGAACCTGCACAACCCAAGGACCGTTCCCGAAGCTGGAATCAGGCTGCCCGTCGTCCAGGGGTCCGAGACGTCCCGGCCCAGCGGCCCCATGGTCAGCATCCCCAAGGCCTCCAACCCAGACAAGAGCGCACTGCTTCCCATGATGCCTCGGATGGCCTGCCAGCACCCGGTCCTTCTCCCCGCCCCGGGCGACGCCGTCTCTGACAACAGATCAGTCAACTGCTTGGTCAACGGCTCCCTGCAGATCAGCAGCAGCCTCGTCCCCATGCACCAGCGCCCTCTCAGCGGGAGCCCCTGCAGCTGCTGCTCTAACTGTCTGAAAAGCAGCGAGAAGGGCAAGGCGTCCTTCTGCTCAGAGCCAGTGCTCCTCAAAAGGACCAACAAGAAACA GCACTACAAATCAGAGGTAATCGTCCCGGTCAAGGCCAGTGCCCATTCTCACTGCCGCAGTGGGCAGACTGGAGTCTGTTTGATCATGTGA